A portion of the Apus apus isolate bApuApu2 chromosome 3, bApuApu2.pri.cur, whole genome shotgun sequence genome contains these proteins:
- the PPP1CB gene encoding serine/threonine-protein phosphatase PP1-beta catalytic subunit yields MADGELNVDSLITRLLEVRGCRPGKIVQMTEAEVRGLCIKSREIFLSQPILLELEAPLKICGDIHGQYTDLLRLFEYGGFPPEANYLFLGDYVDRGKQSLETICLLLAYKIKYPENFFLLRGNHECASINRIYGFYDECKRRFNIKLWKTFTDCFNCLPIAAIVDEKIFCCHGGLSPDLQSMEQIRRIMRPTDVPDTGLLCDLLWSDPDKDVQGWGENDRGVSFTFGADVVSKFLNRHDLDLICRAHQVVEDGYEFFAKRQLVTLFSAPNYCGEFDNAGGMMSVDETLMCSFQILKPSEKKAKYQYGGLNSGRPVTPPRTANPPKKR; encoded by the exons ATGGCGGACGGGGAGCTGAACGTGGACAGCCTCATCACCCGGCTGCTGGAAG TACGAGGATGTCGTCCTGGGAAGATCGTTCAGATGACCGAAGCAGAAGTTCGAGGCTTATGCATAAAGTCACGGGAAATATTTCTTAGCCAGCCTATTCTCCTGGAACTAGAAGCACCTCTGAAAATTTGTG GTGATATTCATGGTCAGTATACAGACTTGCTTCGATTATTTGAGTATGGAGGATTCCCACCAGAAGCTAATTATCTGTTCCTGGGAGATTATGTAGACAGAGGCAAACAGTCTCTGGAAACTATTTGCCTATTACTGGCATATAAAATCAAATACCCGGAAAACTTCTTTCTCTTAAGAGGAAATCACGAGTGTGCTAGCATCAATCGGATCTATGGATTCTATGATGAAT GCAAGCGACGATTTAACATTAAGCTGTGGAAGACCTTCACAGACTGTTTTAACTGTCTGCCTATTGCAGCCATTGTGGATGAGAAGATCTTCTGTTGTCATGGAG GACTGTCTCCAGATCTCCAGTCAATGGAGCAGATCCGGAGAATTATGAGACCTACAGATGTTCCTGACACAG GCTTGCTGTGTGACCTGCTGTGGTCTGACCCAGACAAAGATGTGCAAGGTTGGGGTGAAAATGATCGTGGGGTCTCTTTCACGTTTGGTGCTGATGTGGTCAGTAAATTTCTGAATCGTCACGATCTGGATTTGATCTGTCGAGCTCACCAG GTGGTTGAAGATGGATATGAATTCTTTGCTAAACGGCAGTTGGTCACCCTATTCTCAGCTCCAAATTATTGTGGAGAGTTTGACAATGCAGGGGGCATGATGAGTGTGGATGAAACTCTGATGTGTTCCTTTCAG aTATTGAAACCATCTGAAAAGAAAGCCAAGTACCAGTATGGTGGACTGAATTCTGGGCGTCCAGTCACTCCACCTCGCACAGCTAATCCACCGAAGAAGAGGTGA